A window from Agelaius phoeniceus isolate bAgePho1 chromosome 13, bAgePho1.hap1, whole genome shotgun sequence encodes these proteins:
- the CKMT1A gene encoding creatine kinase U-type, mitochondrial: MASTFARALSARRSAGLLAMVGAGSLAAGFLLARDSVSAGDRQRRRYPPSAEYPDLRKHNNCMASNLTPAIYARLCDKATPNGWTLDQCIQTGVDNPGHPFIKTVGIVAGDEETYEVFADLFDPVIQERHNGYNPRTMKHVTDLDCTKIKFGQFDERYVLSSRVRTGRSIRGLSLPPACTRAERREVEKVAVDALSGLTGDLAGRYYRLSEMTESEQQQLIDDHFLFDKPVSPLLTAAGMARDWPDARGIWHNHQKTFLIWINEEDHTRVISMEKGGNMKRVFERFCRGLKEVERLIQERGWEFMWNERLGYILTCPSNLGTGLRAGVHIKLPLLSKDSRFPKILENLRLQKRGTGGVDTAAKGGVFDISNLDRLGKSEVELVQLVIDGVNYLIDCERRLEKGQDIRIPSPLPQFRH; the protein is encoded by the exons ATGGCCAGCACCTTCGCCCGCGCTCTCTCCGCTCGCCGCTCCGCCGGCCTCCTGGCCATGGTGGGCGCCGGCTCTCTCGCCGCCGGCTTCCTACTCGCCCGGGACTCGGTCAGCGCGGGCGACCGTCAGCGTCGGCGATACCCGCCCAG TGCTGAGTACCCCGACCTGCGGAAGCACAACAACTGCATGGCCAGCAACCTGACACCAGCCATCTACGCCAGGCTCTGTGACAAGGCAACCCCAAATGGCTGGACCTTGGACCAGTGCATTCAGACTGGCGTCGACAACCCTGGCCATCCCTTCATCAAGACTGTGGGCATTGTAGCTGGTGATGAGGAGACCTATGAG GTGTTTGCCGACCTGTTTGACCCTGTGATTCAGGAGCGGCACAACGGATACAACCCCCGCACCATGAAGCACGTCACAGACCTGGATTGCACCAAG ATAAAGTTTGGCCAGTTTGATGAGCGCTATGTGCTCTCGTCCCGGGTCCGGACCGGGCGCAGCATCCGTGGCCTGAGCCTGCCGCCAGCCTGCACCCGTGCCGAGAGACGCGAGGTGGAGAAGGTGGCTGTGGATGCCCTGAGCGGCCTCACCGGGGACCTGGCGGGCCGCTACTACCGCCTCAGCGAGATGACCGAGtccgagcagcagcagctcattgAC GACCACTTCCTCTTTGACAAGCCGGTGTCCCCGCtcctgacagcagcaggaatggctCGGGACTGGCCTGACGCCCGAGGGATCTG GCACAACCACCAGAAGACCTTCTTGATCTGGATCAATGAGGAGGACCACACACGTGTCATCTCCATGGAGAAGGGGGGCAACATGAAGCGCGTTTTTGAGCGGTTCTGCCGGGGCCTAAAGGAG GTGGAGCGGCTAATCCAGGAGCGAGGCTGGGAGTTCATGTGGAATGAGCGGCTGGGTTACATCCTGACCTGCCCCTCTAacctgggcacggggctgcgAGCAGGCGTCCACATCAAGCTGCCACTGCTCAGCAAG GACAGCCGCTTCCCTAAGATCCTAGAGAACCTCCGGCTACAGAAGCGCGGGACGGGTGGTGTGGACACTGCAGCCAAAGGCGGCGTCTTTGACATCTCCAACCTGGACCGTCTGGGGAAGTCAGAG GTGGAACTGGTGCAGCTGGTGATCGATGGTGTGAACTACCTGATTGACTGTGAGCGGCGGCTGGAGAAGGGGCAGGACATCCGCATCCCCTCGCCGCTGCCGCAGTTCCGGCACTGA